The Actinomycetota bacterium genome contains the following window.
GACGCGGAAAGGTAGAGGAGGGGTGAGATGGGCAAGACATTCCGGGCCATCGTGGTTCGCGAGCAGGAGGACGGGACCTTCACCCGCAGCATCGAGACCAGGGACACCGACGAGCTCCCCCCGGGCGAGGTGTTCATCCGGGTGCACTATACCTCGGTGAACTACAAGGACGCCCTCTCGGCCATAGGTAATCGCGGGGTGACTAAAATTTATCCCCACACCCCAGGCATCGACGCCGCCGGGGTGGTGGAGGAGAGCTCCAGTCCAAACTTCAAGCCGGGGGAGGAGGTCCTGGTCACCGGCTACGACCTGGGCATGAACACCTCGGGAGGGATGGCCGAGTATATCCGCGTCCCCGCCTCCTGGGTGGTCAGGCTTCCGGCCGGGTTGACCCTGAAGGAATCCATGATCTATGGCACGGCGGGCTTCACCGCCGCTCTCTCGGTATACAAGCTCACCGGGGCCGGGGTCGGACCGGATGCCGGCGAGGTGCTGGTGACCGGCGCCAGCGGGGGCGTGGGCTCCCTGGCCCTGCGCTTTCTGGCCAAGCTGGGCTACCAGGTGGTGGCCGCCGCCGGGCTGGTGGACGAGTCCGAGTATCCCCAGGTGGAGGAGAAGCTTAAGTCCCTGGGTGCTTCCAGGGTCATCCCCGCCTCGGAGGTGAACGACACCTCGGGCAAGCTCCTCCTCAAGGGGATTTGGCCCGGCGCCGTGGACACGGTGGGCGGCAACGTCCTGGCCACGGTGGTAAAGCAGGCCGCCTACCTTGGGGTGGTGACCACCTGCGGGAACACCGGCGGGCACGAGCTGAACCTGAACGTGTATCCCTTCATCCTGCGCGGGGTAACCCTCATCGGCATCGATTCCGTGGAATGTCCCATGGACCTGCGCCTCAAGGTGTGGGAGAAGATGGCCGGGGAGTGGAAGCCCGACAATCTGGAGGATTTCGCCACCGAGATAACCCTGGAGCAGGTGGAGGAGAGGTTCCAGCTGCTCCTGAACAAGAAGTCCCAGGGACGCGCCGTGGTGCGGGTCCAGTAGTTCCCCCGGATGGAAGGCGGCCTCTCTCGGCGGAAGGCAAGGGAGAGCGCAAGGAAGGACTCGGTGCGCGGTATCGTTTCCACCTGAGAGGTGTCGTAGGATGCCGTATCACGGCGGTTGAGAGGAAGCAGTGCTTGTGTTATCATATCCCCCGGAATTTAGTTGGGGGATCGTCTAATGGTAGGACGCGAGACTCTGGATCTCGTTGTGAGGGTTCGAATCCTTCTCCCCCAGCCAGAACTGAATATGGAATGCGTGGCGCATTAGTCTAGTTGGCCTAGGACGCCGCCCTCTCAAGGCGGAGATCGCGGGTTCGAATCCCGCATGCGCTACCAAGTCCAAGGCCCCAGAAGGGGCCTTATATTTCCTCGGAATAAACCATGGCTATCTCCGGGAATGCGCGCGGCCGTTTGGGACACAAGCGAAAGAGGCGGACGGTGTCCCTTACGGGTGATGACTCGGACGGCTTCGGGGAAGAAGGGGCAGGGCACGGCTACTCGACAAGGGGTCGGAAGGCGGGAGAAGTTTCCACCCGCCTCGTAGGCCACCATATCCGGGAAGACCGCGTAGCCCCCATGCACATTATATCCTGCCTAGCAGGCCATGTCGGCGATATGGCGGGCGCGGCGGCGGCGCTCCCGGCTGAGGCGGTAATAGACCCGCCCCACCGCTTCGATGAGGCGGAACTGGTTCATGGCCCAGGGAACCGGGAAGGCCCAGCGCCCCCCGGCTGGATGGACCTCCCCTTTCCGGCGCGCGGGGTCCATCCGCACCTCCTCCACGATGACCCCTTCCTCGTCACCCAGCCGGGCGAGGATGGAGCCGTCGGAGTCCGCAATGCAGGTGTAGCCGGGGAAGGAAGACCTCTGGGTGAGGAAGGGGAGCCCCGGTATGGGTGAGACCCAGGGCCCGCGCTTGTTGACCATGACCACCGGGATGCCCAGCATGCGGGCATAGAAAGGCGCCAGTTCCCTCAGGCGCCGGTTGTATTCCTCCACCGACCGGCGGGGGAAAAGGGGGTTGGGCATGGGGGAGGGCGCGGAGTGGGGCATGAGCAGGAGGTCCGGCTGGACCGTGCACATCAGCCGGGGCAGGTAGGAGAGCTGGTTCTCGTAGCAGATTCCCACTCCCAGGCGCCCCAGCCCGGTTTCGATGACGTGCGGACCGGCCTCCCCCCGGGTGAAAAAGGCCTCGGCGAAGGCCGGGGTCTGCTTGCGCACCCGGCCCGCCTCTTCCCCATCCGGGCCGGTGACCACAAAGCTGTTGTAGAAGTCCTCGCCCTCCGCCTCCAGGTAGCTGGTTCCCAGCCAGACGCCCAGCCTCCGGGATGTCTCCCGCAGCCAGTGCATGGTGGGCCCCTCCCGGGGCTCAGCGACCTCCCATATCTCCTTCGTGTATACGTATCCGGTGGGCATGAACTCCGGGAGGACCACCAGCCGGGCCCCGCGCTCCGCGGCCTCCTCCACCAGGCGAGTGGCCCGCTCCAGGTTCCCCTCCAAGTCCCCGTTGGCCGATTCCATCTGCACCGCCCCCACCCGAAGTGTCCTCGCCTGCATCCCCATGACTAACCTCCCGTTGACGATGAGCCAGTTTCCGTATACCGCGATTCACAAGAACCTACGTCGGATTTTTCGCCGATCATCGATCTTCTCCCTCGACTGAATTCCAGGCGCCGGGTGGAAGCTCCCGCATGCCGCTCATCTCAACTTGTATAACGGGCATCCGGCCCGCCCTGGAGGAGGAGGTAAGGTTGGGGAAACCGGCGGTGATCGATGCGGTCATCGACTACCAGGTGAACCTGGAGCCGCCGATCTTCCAGACCTACCTCGAGGTGGCCCTCATGGGATGCGATCTTTCCGGCTGCAACCCCTGAACCTACCTCGCCTACGGTTCAGTCGATCATGATGCCGCCGTCCAGGATGAGGGTCTGGCCGGTCATGTAGGTAGCGTCCTCGATCAGGAAGGCCACCGCCTTGGCTACCTCCTCCCCGGTCCCGAAGCGGCGCATGGGAATGCGGGGGATGACCTTGGCCTTGTAGTCCTCGGGCATCCAGCCGATCATCTCCGTCTCTATGTAACCGG
Protein-coding sequences here:
- a CDS encoding YhdH/YhfP family quinone oxidoreductase, producing MGKTFRAIVVREQEDGTFTRSIETRDTDELPPGEVFIRVHYTSVNYKDALSAIGNRGVTKIYPHTPGIDAAGVVEESSSPNFKPGEEVLVTGYDLGMNTSGGMAEYIRVPASWVVRLPAGLTLKESMIYGTAGFTAALSVYKLTGAGVGPDAGEVLVTGASGGVGSLALRFLAKLGYQVVAAAGLVDESEYPQVEEKLKSLGASRVIPASEVNDTSGKLLLKGIWPGAVDTVGGNVLATVVKQAAYLGVVTTCGNTGGHELNLNVYPFILRGVTLIGIDSVECPMDLRLKVWEKMAGEWKPDNLEDFATEITLEQVEERFQLLLNKKSQGRAVVRVQ
- a CDS encoding carbon-nitrogen hydrolase family protein: MGMQARTLRVGAVQMESANGDLEGNLERATRLVEEAAERGARLVVLPEFMPTGYVYTKEIWEVAEPREGPTMHWLRETSRRLGVWLGTSYLEAEGEDFYNSFVVTGPDGEEAGRVRKQTPAFAEAFFTRGEAGPHVIETGLGRLGVGICYENQLSYLPRLMCTVQPDLLLMPHSAPSPMPNPLFPRRSVEEYNRRLRELAPFYARMLGIPVVMVNKRGPWVSPIPGLPFLTQRSSFPGYTCIADSDGSILARLGDEEGVIVEEVRMDPARRKGEVHPAGGRWAFPVPWAMNQFRLIEAVGRVYYRLSRERRRRARHIADMAC